A single window of Watersipora subatra chromosome 9, tzWatSuba1.1, whole genome shotgun sequence DNA harbors:
- the LOC137404892 gene encoding uncharacterized protein yields MDDISVHGVDAESHDRTLHLVLARWEHAGLILNEAKCDISKTSVKFLGHIIDAGGVSTDPAKIKAMQEYPAPTNKTELRRLNGMLNQLARFKPHLSSMNAPIRELL; encoded by the coding sequence ATGGATGACATCTCAGTTCATGGTGTTGATGCCGAGAGTCATGACAGAACTCTACACTTGGTGTTAGCTAGATGGGAACATGCAGGTCTAATCCTCAATGAGGCAAAATGTGACATCAGCAAGACTTCTGTAAAGTTTCTTGGTCACATAATTGACGCTGGAGGAGTGAGCACAGATCCTGCTAAGATAAAGGCTATGCAAGAGTATCCAGCGCCGACTAACAAGACTGAGCTAAGAAGATTAAATGGAATGCTCAATCAGCTAGCTCGCTTTAAACCTCATCTTTCATCAATGAATGCACCAATAAGGGAATTGTTGTAA